A single genomic interval of Aureliella helgolandensis harbors:
- a CDS encoding tetratricopeptide repeat protein, with amino-acid sequence MSDETQWVINTTDATFEQDVLLASQQGLVVVDFWAEWCAPCRTLGPILEGLAEDYQGGFLLVKADTETNQAAAGEFSVSGIPAVFAVLDGEVVDSFQGAMPEPQVRQWINSLLRQRELKAAKEMLETSPDEAEVILRSQWLETPDDAAVAAPLAELLLSQGRTDECVEIIEQLEQRGFLEPEMERVKAAVELGSKADVDVEAARAAAAAAPNDFELQFTLAEALAGSEQYEASFEICLDLVSRDRHKTGEKARALMVDVFRVLPEGSELTSDYRRKLSMLLY; translated from the coding sequence GTGAGTGACGAAACGCAGTGGGTGATCAATACAACCGATGCGACCTTTGAGCAGGATGTGCTACTGGCGTCGCAGCAGGGGTTAGTGGTCGTTGATTTTTGGGCCGAGTGGTGCGCCCCGTGTCGTACCTTGGGGCCGATTCTGGAAGGGCTAGCAGAGGATTACCAGGGCGGCTTCTTGCTCGTCAAGGCAGACACGGAGACCAACCAGGCGGCGGCGGGCGAGTTTTCGGTTTCGGGCATTCCCGCCGTGTTTGCAGTTCTCGATGGTGAGGTTGTCGACTCCTTTCAAGGGGCTATGCCAGAGCCTCAGGTTCGGCAGTGGATTAACTCCCTGTTGCGTCAGCGGGAGCTGAAGGCGGCCAAGGAAATGTTGGAGACCTCCCCAGACGAGGCTGAGGTTATCCTCCGCAGCCAGTGGCTAGAGACCCCCGATGATGCGGCCGTGGCGGCGCCGTTGGCCGAGCTGCTGTTGAGCCAGGGGCGTACCGATGAATGTGTTGAGATCATCGAGCAGCTGGAGCAACGCGGGTTCTTGGAGCCCGAAATGGAACGCGTGAAAGCAGCTGTCGAGTTGGGATCGAAGGCGGATGTCGATGTCGAGGCAGCCAGAGCTGCAGCGGCGGCAGCCCCCAACGATTTCGAGCTTCAATTCACGCTGGCCGAAGCCCTTGCCGGAAGTGAGCAGTATGAGGCCTCTTTCGAGATTTGCTTAGATCTCGTCAGTCGCGATCGGCACAAAACGGGCGAGAAGGCGCGTGCGCTAATGGTCGATGTCTTCCGTGTCCTGCCGGAGGGATCCGAATTGACAAGCGACTACCGCCGCAAGTTGTCGATGCTGTTGTACTGA
- a CDS encoding DMT family transporter, translated as MRTQDLLGVFGLPLLSAMLFAVAAIGLKLTSKYCIDIWRTCFVSNITTAILFQPLWWLSSDWPVWHLWWQPAIVAGVYILGQVLTLVSLTRGEISVSAPVLGLKIIFVPIFLWTLSVSTLPATIWAACSLATLAVVLLNYTTESGNRKNIAFSATTAALGAASFALFDVCVQSWSPHWAGGGFLPAIFVFATLFTLALIPMFDARLREIPAAAWPPLWVGSIFIAIQALAIVVSVAFWQQAASTNVVYSTRGLWSLGLIALVGQRFGIPDKGLSRRVFAVRLSGALLLMVAIGMLVSDG; from the coding sequence GTGAGAACTCAAGACCTATTGGGAGTGTTTGGGCTGCCCTTGCTGTCAGCGATGTTGTTCGCGGTTGCAGCCATTGGATTGAAACTCACTTCCAAATATTGCATTGATATTTGGCGGACCTGTTTTGTTTCGAACATCACTACGGCGATACTCTTTCAACCGTTGTGGTGGCTGTCAAGCGATTGGCCCGTGTGGCATTTGTGGTGGCAGCCAGCAATTGTCGCAGGTGTCTACATTCTTGGGCAAGTGTTGACGCTGGTGTCGTTAACGCGCGGCGAGATCTCGGTCTCCGCTCCCGTGCTGGGATTGAAGATCATCTTTGTGCCGATCTTCTTGTGGACGTTGAGCGTGAGTACGCTGCCGGCCACTATTTGGGCTGCCTGCTCTCTCGCAACCTTGGCCGTGGTCCTATTGAACTACACGACGGAGAGTGGGAATCGCAAGAACATTGCATTCTCGGCTACAACTGCTGCGTTGGGTGCAGCCAGCTTTGCACTGTTCGACGTGTGCGTGCAGAGTTGGAGTCCCCATTGGGCCGGTGGTGGATTCCTGCCCGCCATATTCGTGTTTGCTACGTTATTCACACTAGCCCTAATTCCCATGTTCGATGCTAGGCTGCGCGAGATTCCGGCTGCGGCCTGGCCGCCACTGTGGGTCGGCTCGATCTTCATCGCTATTCAGGCTTTGGCGATTGTCGTCAGCGTCGCCTTCTGGCAGCAAGCCGCTTCCACGAATGTCGTGTACAGTACTCGAGGATTGTGGAGTCTCGGCTTAATCGCCTTGGTCGGCCAGCGGTTTGGAATCCCTGACAAGGGGCTCAGCCGACGGGTGTTTGCGGTCCGGTTGAGTGGTGCACTGCTGCTGATGGTTGCCATTGGGATGCTCGTCAGTGATGGCTAG
- the rph gene encoding ribonuclease PH — MSTQSIRPVKVKRKYTRSSPGSVLYQSGDTIVLCTASIEDGVPPWLAGSGKGWVTAEYNMLPHSTNRRKRRDRDGKVDGRTTEIQRLIGRSLRAVVDLERLGERMVTVDCDVLQADGGTRTASITGGFLALADALYPEFRKTPPAEHPLRDSIAAISVGIVNGKPTLDLDYEKDFAAAVDMNVVMTGKGQFVEIQGTGEEATFDDDELAALIKLAKAGIKQLTKIQQESLGKQWPLA; from the coding sequence ATGTCCACTCAATCGATTCGTCCCGTCAAGGTTAAACGCAAGTACACTCGTAGCAGCCCCGGGTCGGTGCTCTACCAAAGTGGCGACACGATTGTGCTCTGCACTGCCAGCATCGAAGATGGCGTGCCACCCTGGCTGGCGGGGTCTGGTAAAGGCTGGGTTACTGCCGAATACAACATGTTGCCCCACAGCACCAATCGTCGTAAGCGTCGAGATCGCGATGGCAAGGTCGATGGACGCACCACAGAGATCCAACGTTTAATCGGTCGTAGCTTGCGGGCTGTGGTCGACCTCGAGCGACTCGGAGAGCGAATGGTTACGGTGGACTGCGATGTTCTGCAAGCCGATGGTGGGACGCGGACCGCCAGCATCACCGGAGGCTTTCTAGCACTGGCCGATGCACTCTACCCAGAGTTCCGCAAAACGCCTCCCGCGGAGCATCCACTGCGGGATAGCATTGCCGCCATCAGCGTGGGAATTGTCAATGGAAAACCCACCCTAGATCTCGACTACGAGAAAGACTTTGCCGCCGCCGTCGACATGAACGTTGTCATGACGGGCAAAGGTCAATTCGTAGAGATTCAAGGCACGGGGGAGGAAGCAACGTTTGACGACGACGAGCTCGCTGCCTTAATCAAGCTCGCCAAAGCCGGAATCAAGCAGTTAACCAAGATTCAGCAAGAGAGCCTGGGAAAACAATGGCCACTGGCGTAG
- a CDS encoding SDR family NAD(P)-dependent oxidoreductase — MSAIELPGIAQFRLDGQSAIVTGGSKGLGLAIAAGFASAGANLLLVSRNGDEASQQAALIAEHYQVECLGVAADVTDAAAVERAVSLARQRWDKVDILVNSAGINIRGPIDELTPDQFDQVIRTNVHGTWTACRAVVPTMKQAKSGRIINLASTLGVVGLANRTPYASSKGAVVQMTRALGLELAPFGITCNAICPGPFLTEMNVPIADSEEAKKFIVGAVALDRWGRLEEIQGSAIYLASRASSFTTGSLLTVDGGWTAR, encoded by the coding sequence ATGTCTGCTATCGAGTTACCTGGAATCGCTCAGTTTCGTTTGGATGGGCAATCAGCTATTGTGACGGGCGGTTCCAAGGGGTTGGGACTGGCCATCGCGGCGGGCTTTGCCTCGGCGGGTGCCAACCTATTGTTGGTGAGTCGCAATGGCGACGAGGCAAGCCAGCAAGCTGCTTTGATCGCGGAACACTACCAAGTTGAGTGCCTGGGAGTAGCCGCCGATGTGACCGACGCGGCAGCCGTCGAGCGTGCGGTGTCGCTGGCGCGGCAACGCTGGGACAAAGTCGATATTCTGGTCAACAGTGCGGGGATCAATATTCGTGGGCCGATTGATGAACTAACGCCCGATCAATTCGACCAGGTGATTAGGACCAACGTGCATGGTACCTGGACGGCCTGCCGAGCGGTCGTGCCCACGATGAAGCAAGCCAAATCTGGCCGCATTATCAATCTGGCTAGCACGCTAGGTGTGGTGGGACTCGCCAATCGTACTCCCTACGCCAGTAGCAAGGGTGCCGTGGTTCAAATGACGCGAGCCCTGGGACTTGAGTTGGCACCCTTTGGAATTACATGCAATGCCATCTGCCCGGGCCCCTTTTTGACGGAGATGAACGTGCCTATTGCCGATAGCGAAGAGGCGAAGAAATTCATTGTGGGTGCGGTGGCTCTGGACCGTTGGGGCCGACTTGAAGAGATTCAGGGTTCGGCGATCTATTTGGCGAGTCGGGCCAGCAGCTTTACCACCGGCAGCCTGCTTACCGTGGATGGCGGGTGGACGGCGCGCTGA